Proteins encoded within one genomic window of Nonomuraea gerenzanensis:
- a CDS encoding flavin monoamine oxidase family protein yields MLGYSRRDFLSAVGVSGGAGALLSTMGALGLAPSAEASVKTAFNPPQPSDFSLTGRSAKKVVILGAGMAGLATAYELGKAGYDCTILEALDRVGGRNWTIRGGDRLTELDGSTQVAQFRDGVYLNAGPARLAQWMVTMDYCRELGVDLEVFTNSNAQAYIYHQNMPAPVRWRTAKADVYGYVSELLSRATDAGALDAALTTQDKERLIAFLSGFGAVGNKASGFKYTGGSRRGYSVNPGAGEQPGTVLGPVPSLSEVLASGIGQRFSFEFGYDQAMLMFQPVGGMDAIPRALAGKIGRQRIRLRSTVTKITDLPDGVEVEYRDRHGRTQMIRADLCVAAMPPHLLARTPHNLGAEIQAALSTPTVANAGKIGLEYRRRWWEIDEDIYGGITSTDLDLATIWYPSYGYGAARGLVVGYYNFGAQADGYAALKHADRERRAVEQGMRIHGAKYRDELASSVSVAWNLQPHIEGAWVSWPSRQGAYQLLNKPAGRVYFAGDWLSHMIAWQSGALESARKVVTELHQRALSAA; encoded by the coding sequence ATGTTGGGGTACAGCAGACGCGACTTCCTGTCCGCCGTCGGGGTATCCGGCGGCGCGGGAGCGCTCTTGTCGACCATGGGGGCGCTCGGGCTTGCGCCGTCCGCCGAGGCGTCCGTGAAAACCGCCTTCAACCCGCCGCAGCCGTCCGACTTCTCGCTCACCGGACGGTCCGCGAAGAAGGTCGTGATCCTCGGCGCGGGGATGGCCGGCCTCGCCACGGCGTACGAGCTGGGCAAGGCGGGTTACGACTGCACGATCCTGGAGGCGCTCGACCGGGTGGGCGGGCGGAACTGGACCATCCGCGGCGGCGACCGGCTGACCGAGCTGGACGGCTCCACGCAGGTCGCGCAGTTCCGGGACGGCGTCTACCTGAACGCGGGCCCGGCGCGGCTGGCGCAGTGGATGGTGACCATGGACTACTGCCGCGAACTGGGCGTGGACCTGGAGGTCTTCACCAACTCCAACGCCCAGGCCTACATCTATCACCAGAACATGCCGGCCCCCGTCCGCTGGCGTACGGCCAAGGCCGACGTCTACGGGTACGTCTCCGAGCTGCTGTCGCGCGCCACCGACGCGGGCGCGTTGGACGCCGCGCTGACCACGCAGGACAAGGAGCGGCTGATCGCCTTCCTGTCGGGCTTCGGGGCGGTGGGCAACAAGGCGAGCGGGTTCAAGTACACCGGGGGCTCCCGCCGCGGCTACAGCGTGAACCCGGGCGCGGGCGAGCAGCCGGGAACGGTGCTCGGGCCGGTGCCCTCGCTGTCGGAGGTGCTGGCGAGCGGCATCGGACAGCGGTTCTCGTTCGAGTTCGGTTACGACCAGGCCATGCTGATGTTCCAGCCGGTCGGCGGCATGGACGCGATCCCGCGAGCCCTCGCAGGCAAGATCGGGCGGCAACGGATCCGGCTGCGCTCCACGGTCACCAAGATCACCGACCTGCCGGACGGTGTCGAGGTGGAGTACCGGGACCGCCACGGCCGCACCCAGATGATCAGGGCGGACCTGTGCGTCGCGGCGATGCCCCCGCACCTCCTCGCCAGAACCCCGCACAACCTGGGCGCGGAGATCCAGGCCGCCCTGTCCACTCCGACCGTCGCCAACGCGGGCAAGATCGGGCTGGAGTACCGCCGCCGCTGGTGGGAGATCGACGAGGACATCTACGGCGGCATCACCAGCACCGACCTCGACCTCGCCACCATCTGGTACCCCTCCTACGGGTACGGCGCGGCCCGTGGTTTGGTCGTCGGCTACTACAACTTCGGAGCTCAGGCCGACGGGTACGCCGCGCTCAAGCACGCCGATCGCGAGCGCCGCGCGGTCGAGCAGGGGATGCGGATCCACGGCGCGAAGTACCGCGACGAGCTGGCCTCGTCGGTGTCCGTCGCCTGGAACCTCCAGCCGCACATCGAGGGCGCATGGGTGAGCTGGCCGTCGCGCCAGGGCGCCTACCAACTGCTCAACAAGCCCGCCGGCCGCGTGTACTTCGCGGGCGACTGGCTGAGCCACATGATCGCCTGGCAGTCGGGCGCCCTGGAATCCGCCCGCAAGGTCGTCACCGAGCTGCACCAGCGCGCGCTGAGCGCCGCCTGA
- a CDS encoding Rid family hydrolase: MKIRTTVSLAAATVLLLGTGTAAATAGWSPHPHEIKPFLPAGSTNPAIADGVALGKQVATYTASGLGPAAANPAAPADSPERYVDFPGGALPPGVTVTEAQAINTLKRIKANLAAAGLALEDVVSMRAYLEKPPGATAADFAGWNRAYRQFFANTDLASGQPVPVPLGTAPPAPPLEVNRARPARVTIEIANLPVAGWLVEVEVAAAYKR, encoded by the coding sequence ATGAAGATCCGCACCACTGTCAGCCTCGCCGCGGCCACCGTCCTCCTCCTGGGCACGGGTACGGCCGCCGCCACCGCCGGCTGGTCACCCCATCCCCACGAGATCAAGCCCTTCCTTCCGGCGGGCAGCACCAATCCCGCGATCGCCGACGGCGTGGCGCTCGGGAAGCAGGTCGCCACGTACACCGCCAGCGGCCTGGGCCCGGCTGCGGCCAATCCCGCGGCCCCCGCCGACTCTCCCGAGCGCTACGTCGACTTCCCCGGCGGCGCCCTGCCCCCGGGCGTCACGGTCACCGAGGCCCAGGCCATCAACACGCTCAAGCGCATCAAGGCCAACCTCGCCGCGGCTGGGCTGGCTCTTGAGGATGTCGTCTCCATGCGCGCGTACCTGGAGAAGCCCCCGGGCGCCACGGCGGCCGACTTCGCCGGCTGGAACCGCGCCTACCGCCAGTTCTTCGCCAACACGGACCTGGCCTCGGGTCAGCCCGTCCCCGTCCCGCTGGGCACCGCGCCGCCCGCCCCGCCCTTGGAGGTCAACCGCGCCCGCCCGGCCCGCGTGACGATCGAAATCGCCAATCTCCCGGTCGCGGGCTGGCTTGTCGAGGTCGAGGTCGCCGCCGCGTACAAGCGCTGA
- a CDS encoding NADP-dependent oxidoreductase: MRIVRIDHFGGPDVLTLAEATAPRIGDGQVLVRVIASAINPVDDKTREGAIGEGTPPLPMIMGWELAGIVVDSGTSELPVGERVFGLSHQLDTGRGTWADLVAVPAGALAVAPSAISLVEAATLPLPGLTAAQTLDWLDIGAGERLLVAGAAGAVGGLAVQLARARGARVDALVSRPAQVDVVQELGAEWATTDRAALPAAAYDAVFDTFGAFVTDAVVDEGRYASIATQAGPVPDLSHRAVRTTVHQVREDGAGLAELAKIVDAGQVKVRLDSEYSLRDVREAHERFRRGQLTGKIALVF, from the coding sequence ATGCGCATCGTGCGGATCGACCACTTCGGCGGCCCTGACGTCTTGACCTTGGCAGAGGCGACGGCACCTCGCATCGGGGACGGCCAGGTGCTGGTACGCGTCATCGCCTCCGCCATCAACCCCGTGGACGACAAGACGCGTGAAGGGGCCATCGGTGAAGGCACCCCGCCTCTGCCGATGATCATGGGCTGGGAACTGGCGGGCATCGTCGTCGACAGCGGCACCAGCGAACTGCCCGTGGGTGAAAGAGTCTTCGGGCTGTCTCACCAGCTTGACACCGGCAGAGGGACCTGGGCCGATCTGGTAGCCGTGCCGGCCGGCGCTCTCGCCGTCGCACCCTCGGCCATCAGCCTGGTGGAAGCGGCGACGCTGCCACTGCCCGGGCTCACCGCCGCACAAACGCTGGACTGGCTGGACATCGGCGCAGGAGAACGCTTGCTGGTGGCAGGAGCGGCCGGCGCCGTAGGCGGCCTGGCCGTCCAACTCGCCCGGGCGCGTGGTGCGCGGGTCGACGCGCTGGTGTCCAGGCCGGCCCAGGTTGACGTGGTCCAGGAACTCGGAGCCGAATGGGCCACGACCGACCGCGCGGCTCTGCCCGCAGCCGCCTATGACGCCGTTTTCGACACCTTCGGCGCGTTCGTTACCGACGCTGTCGTCGACGAAGGCCGCTACGCCTCCATCGCCACCCAGGCCGGACCCGTTCCCGATCTCTCCCACCGCGCGGTTCGCACCACGGTCCACCAAGTACGCGAGGACGGTGCGGGGCTCGCCGAACTGGCCAAGATCGTGGATGCGGGCCAGGTGAAGGTGCGGCTCGACTCCGAATACAGCCTGCGAGACGTGCGTGAAGCACACGAGCGCTTCCGTCGCGGCCAGTTGACAGGAAAGATCGCTCTCGTTTTCTGA
- a CDS encoding DUF4158 domain-containing protein: protein MLSWPVAVWGWSMSTRMFSEDQLERLRSYPDIGREDLIRYFTLTPADVAFIGPGGVTSQVQDGRGTDRAGEGW, encoded by the coding sequence GTGCTGTCCTGGCCGGTTGCGGTGTGGGGGTGGTCGATGTCGACCCGGATGTTCTCCGAGGACCAATTGGAGCGGCTGCGGTCCTATCCGGACATCGGCCGCGAGGATCTGATCCGGTACTTCACCCTGACGCCGGCCGACGTCGCCTTTATCGGCCCGGGCGGAGTCACGAGCCAAGTCCAAGACGGACGAGGCACTGATCGAGCGGGCGAAGGTTGGTGA
- a CDS encoding ATP-binding protein: MNELVDAADEKMLTKTIARYSRVELLCLDELGHMELDRRGAELLFQVITERDERDFHRDRFK, translated from the coding sequence ATCAACGAGCTGGTCGATGCCGCCGATGAGAAGATGCTCACCAAGACCATCGCCCGCTACAGCCGCGTCGAGCTGCTGTGTCTTGACGAGCTGGGCCACATGGAGCTGGACCGGCGTGGTGCCGAACTGCTCTTCCAAGTGATCACCGAACGGGACGAGCGAGACTTCCATCGCGATCGCTTCAAATGA
- a CDS encoding thiamine pyrophosphate-dependent enzyme, whose translation MAFTVADYVLKRLTQQGVDTLFGVPAAYCAGLFDAAGRNGVKPVVTASDLEAGYAADGYARTRGLAAVAVANGAGTLSMLNAIAGAFVERSPVVVVNGGPNAANLANLTDFDVLFSHSTGQPDHDLSTYKLVTASAARAATAAAVPGAVDAAIATALKRKRPVYIEINRDIWTATCPAPSGSLPVTEPPAGTEEQLAGTIVGLVRAATSPLILVGIEIQRHGLADKVADLIAKLGVRWSVQLPAKGVLPEQGGGWAGVYAPPHSLPAANAVAQADLLVMLGCVFPSSYATLVRTGTNRIITAYDGKVKIKTAAKQNAQLGALITALVTEAAKAAPRPLPAAVDPVTPTAAGPLTYRQVFERIGAALDPSWLVIPDTFLGVHSAAHLPVKGRDGFLCGAVWASIGHSVAAAVGASFGSTRRPLVICGDGGFHMTAQALSTMVRYARNPVVVVIDNGIYAFEQFLLDADYFSDPTTQPKPYVVLNRWDFVKFANGLGVQAAQSVTTTAALDQALATAKASSAPVLIVAKVNPRDLPAELG comes from the coding sequence GTGGCTTTCACCGTCGCCGACTACGTGCTCAAACGGCTGACCCAGCAGGGGGTCGACACGCTGTTCGGCGTGCCCGCCGCCTACTGCGCCGGGCTGTTCGACGCGGCCGGCCGTAACGGCGTCAAGCCGGTCGTCACGGCGAGCGACCTCGAGGCCGGCTACGCGGCCGACGGCTACGCCCGGACCAGAGGGCTCGCCGCGGTAGCCGTCGCCAACGGCGCGGGCACGCTCAGCATGCTCAACGCCATCGCCGGCGCCTTCGTCGAGCGCAGCCCGGTCGTCGTCGTCAACGGCGGCCCCAACGCGGCCAACCTCGCCAACCTGACGGACTTCGACGTCCTGTTCTCGCACTCGACCGGGCAGCCTGACCACGACCTGAGCACCTACAAGCTGGTCACCGCGAGCGCGGCGCGCGCCGCGACGGCCGCCGCGGTGCCGGGCGCGGTCGACGCCGCGATCGCCACCGCGCTCAAACGCAAGCGACCCGTCTACATCGAGATCAACCGGGACATCTGGACGGCGACCTGCCCGGCCCCGTCCGGATCCCTGCCGGTCACCGAACCGCCTGCGGGTACCGAGGAGCAACTCGCCGGCACGATCGTCGGCCTGGTACGCGCCGCGACGTCGCCGTTGATCCTGGTCGGCATCGAGATCCAGCGCCACGGGCTCGCCGACAAGGTCGCCGACCTGATCGCCAAGCTCGGTGTGCGCTGGTCGGTCCAGTTGCCGGCCAAGGGAGTGCTGCCCGAGCAGGGCGGCGGCTGGGCCGGCGTCTACGCCCCGCCGCACTCGCTGCCGGCCGCGAACGCCGTCGCGCAGGCCGACCTGCTGGTGATGCTCGGCTGTGTGTTTCCCAGCAGCTACGCCACGCTCGTCCGTACCGGCACCAACCGCATCATCACCGCCTACGACGGCAAGGTGAAAATCAAGACCGCCGCCAAGCAGAACGCGCAGCTCGGCGCGCTGATCACCGCACTCGTCACCGAGGCCGCCAAGGCGGCGCCGCGACCGCTACCGGCCGCCGTCGACCCGGTCACGCCCACGGCCGCGGGCCCGCTGACCTACCGCCAGGTGTTCGAGCGCATCGGCGCCGCGCTCGACCCGTCCTGGCTGGTCATTCCCGACACGTTCCTCGGCGTGCACTCCGCCGCTCACCTACCGGTCAAGGGCCGCGACGGTTTCCTGTGCGGGGCCGTGTGGGCCTCGATCGGACACTCGGTGGCGGCGGCGGTCGGGGCGTCGTTCGGCTCGACCCGGCGCCCGCTGGTCATCTGCGGCGACGGTGGTTTCCACATGACCGCCCAAGCGCTGTCCACCATGGTCCGCTACGCACGCAACCCGGTCGTGGTCGTGATCGACAATGGCATCTACGCCTTCGAGCAGTTCCTGCTCGACGCCGACTACTTCAGCGATCCCACCACCCAGCCCAAGCCGTACGTCGTGCTCAACCGCTGGGACTTCGTCAAGTTCGCCAACGGGCTCGGCGTGCAGGCCGCCCAATCCGTCACCACCACGGCGGCCCTCGACCAAGCGCTCGCCACGGCGAAGGCGTCCAGCGCGCCGGTGCTGATCGTGGCCAAGGTGAATCCGCGTGACCTGCCCGCTGAGCTCGGCTGA
- a CDS encoding FAD-binding oxidoreductase: protein MHVRELINLPTPDFSFDPSVPGACVTGVRPYRKGTFRLNYEQTSGRFIVHNYGHGGAGISLSWGCAAKVKDMVRQFLTTSPQTEAAVLGAGVMGLTAATMLLDLGLKIRIFSDRKLTDTTSFKAGGQWAVSVVETAMNQQDLKAIIKTSYTTFKDSIGKGFGVCERPNYCPKPADGLEMVLNLLPGLLPARRRLDRLPFQNHTQLGFLYQTLLIEPPIFLPRLKSDLEARGVTFVDKKFASKADIFATVPQKIIINCTGMGAKKLWNDTEMVGVRGYLAMLPAQPALQYLYSRNGYLFPRSDHVVIGGTTDRGKEDEDLNPAKCKELVDVIAAAFGQLAPVPMPIDHIDHPRNRRLVDPRLSVSD, encoded by the coding sequence ATGCACGTTCGGGAGCTCATCAATCTGCCGACACCGGACTTCTCCTTCGATCCGAGCGTGCCCGGGGCGTGCGTCACCGGAGTGCGTCCGTATCGCAAGGGAACCTTCCGGCTGAACTACGAGCAGACGTCCGGCCGGTTCATCGTCCACAACTACGGTCACGGTGGCGCCGGCATCTCGTTGAGCTGGGGTTGCGCGGCCAAGGTGAAGGACATGGTCCGGCAGTTCCTGACCACCTCCCCTCAGACAGAGGCCGCGGTGCTCGGCGCCGGCGTCATGGGCCTGACCGCCGCCACGATGCTGCTCGACCTGGGGCTCAAGATCAGGATTTTCTCTGACCGCAAGCTGACGGACACCACGTCGTTCAAGGCAGGCGGCCAGTGGGCGGTGTCCGTCGTCGAGACGGCCATGAACCAGCAGGATCTCAAGGCGATCATCAAAACGTCCTACACCACCTTCAAGGACAGCATCGGCAAGGGCTTCGGCGTCTGCGAGAGGCCCAACTACTGCCCCAAGCCGGCTGACGGCCTGGAGATGGTGCTGAACCTCCTTCCCGGCCTGCTGCCGGCTCGCCGGCGGCTGGACCGCCTGCCGTTCCAGAACCACACCCAGCTCGGATTCCTGTACCAGACGCTGCTGATCGAGCCGCCCATCTTCCTGCCGCGGCTGAAGAGCGATCTGGAGGCGCGCGGCGTCACCTTCGTGGACAAGAAGTTCGCCTCCAAGGCCGACATCTTCGCGACGGTGCCGCAAAAGATCATCATCAACTGTACGGGGATGGGCGCCAAGAAGCTGTGGAACGACACCGAGATGGTCGGAGTCAGAGGCTACCTCGCGATGCTGCCGGCGCAGCCGGCCCTGCAGTACCTCTACAGCCGCAACGGCTACCTGTTCCCGCGCTCCGACCACGTCGTCATCGGCGGCACCACCGACCGGGGCAAGGAGGACGAGGACCTCAACCCCGCCAAGTGCAAGGAACTGGTGGACGTCATCGCCGCCGCGTTCGGTCAGCTGGCACCCGTGCCGATGCCCATCGATCACATCGACCACCCGCGCAACAGGCGGCTGGTCGACCCCAGGCTCTCCGTCTCCGACTGA
- a CDS encoding LysR family transcriptional regulator: protein MAGRAARLHLTHARVSQVIKQQERKIGAELFYRTSRSVRLTRIGEQLRDELLPLYAGLKDSMRRARLAAQGVTGVLRVGMLPVNAHDLRPYWDAFRARHPQWRLHIQSVRFGETFAPLRRGDIDVMVAWLPVEEPDLTVGPVLFTDHRVLAVSADHELARRTSVSLEMVADFQHPDSSAVPGYWYDSYAPRQTRRGRMIERGPVVQDAEDALIRTSMAEIVTLFPAHVTRYWVRPGIAYLPVKDVGALPYAMVWRSGDTDNELIRSLARVAHDLGSLKG from the coding sequence TTGGCAGGGAGGGCCGCGCGGCTGCACCTCACGCACGCGCGGGTCAGCCAGGTGATCAAGCAGCAGGAACGGAAGATCGGCGCCGAACTGTTCTACCGGACCAGCCGCAGCGTACGGCTGACGCGGATCGGCGAGCAGCTCAGAGACGAACTCCTCCCCCTGTACGCCGGGCTCAAGGACAGCATGCGGCGCGCCCGACTGGCCGCCCAAGGCGTCACCGGTGTGCTCCGCGTCGGCATGCTTCCCGTCAACGCCCACGACCTGCGCCCCTATTGGGACGCCTTCCGTGCCCGCCATCCGCAGTGGCGGCTGCACATCCAGAGCGTCCGCTTCGGGGAGACCTTCGCCCCGCTGCGCCGCGGAGACATCGACGTCATGGTCGCCTGGCTGCCGGTGGAGGAGCCCGACCTCACGGTGGGCCCGGTCCTGTTCACCGACCACCGGGTGCTGGCCGTCTCCGCGGACCACGAGCTCGCTCGGCGGACGTCGGTCTCGCTGGAGATGGTCGCCGACTTCCAGCACCCCGACAGCAGCGCCGTGCCTGGCTACTGGTACGACTCCTACGCGCCACGCCAGACCCGCCGCGGTCGCATGATCGAACGTGGCCCTGTCGTCCAAGACGCGGAGGACGCCCTCATCCGGACCAGCATGGCGGAGATCGTCACCCTTTTCCCCGCCCACGTGACCCGCTACTGGGTACGGCCGGGCATCGCCTATCTGCCCGTCAAGGACGTGGGCGCACTGCCGTACGCCATGGTGTGGCGCAGCGGCGACACCGACAACGAACTCATCAGGTCCCTCGCACGGGTAGCCCATGACCTCGGGAGTCTCAAGGGCTGA
- a CDS encoding MerR family transcriptional regulator, which produces MKIGELSRETGVAVRLLRYYEAQGLLTSHRSEGGHRHYDPEAPATVARIRTLLAAGLPTKVIRELMPCFVGNGTELQACVLDHLRTQYAELDSRIADLTRARTALGDILEASARALTHV; this is translated from the coding sequence ATGAAGATCGGGGAGTTGTCCCGCGAAACAGGCGTGGCCGTACGTCTCCTCCGCTACTACGAGGCCCAGGGGCTGCTCACCTCCCACCGCAGCGAAGGCGGCCACCGCCATTACGATCCCGAGGCCCCTGCCACCGTCGCCCGCATCCGTACCCTGCTCGCCGCAGGGCTTCCTACCAAGGTCATCCGCGAGCTCATGCCCTGCTTCGTCGGCAACGGCACCGAGCTCCAGGCCTGCGTTCTCGACCACCTCAGAACCCAGTACGCCGAGTTGGACTCCCGCATAGCCGACCTCACCCGAGCCCGCACCGCTCTGGGTGACATCCTCGAAGCCTCCGCCCGAGCACTCACCCACGTCTAA
- a CDS encoding putative quinol monooxygenase, whose protein sequence is MTTTSTAPAPVSLYGFLTPKPGHADELRKLLMDLVEPSRGHEGNLQYHLHEQEDGRFFLYEVWRSQEDLDRHNATPLLHAFMDELPEHIEGAPEAYFGAMRSPYPAIVA, encoded by the coding sequence ATGACGACGACTTCGACTGCGCCAGCGCCCGTTTCGCTCTACGGATTCCTGACCCCCAAGCCCGGACACGCCGACGAGCTCAGGAAACTCCTGATGGACCTCGTCGAGCCGTCTCGAGGGCACGAGGGCAACCTTCAATACCACCTCCACGAGCAGGAGGACGGCCGATTCTTCCTCTATGAGGTCTGGCGTTCGCAGGAGGACCTCGACCGGCACAACGCGACCCCACTGCTGCACGCCTTCATGGACGAACTGCCCGAGCACATCGAAGGAGCGCCCGAGGCCTACTTTGGCGCGATGAGGAGTCCCTATCCGGCCATCGTGGCCTGA